One window of the Pseudomonas sp. S04 genome contains the following:
- the norR gene encoding nitric oxide reductase transcriptional regulator NorR, which produces MTAKSLLTTLLPLVSDLSRELPEGERYRRLLEAMRALLPCDAAALLRLDGEWLVPLAVDGLSTDTLGRRFKVSEHPRFEALLSSPGPTRFAADSELPDPYDGLVDGLDEHLEVHDCMGCPLFIDERPWGLLTLDALDPERFEPIELDALQAFASLAAATVNAAERIERLANRVEDEHQRAEVYRQASGQQDREMIGQSKAHKRLVEEIKLVGGSDLTVLITGETGVGKELVAQAIHAASARAHKPIISLNCAALPDTLVESELFGHVRGAFTGATSDRRGKFELANGGTLFLDEVGELSLTVQAKLLRVLQSGQLQRLGSDKEHQVDVRLIAATNRDLAEEVRSGRYRADFYHRLSVYPLLVPALRDRGRDVLLLSGYFLEQNRSRMGLNSLRLSSDAQAALLAYSWPGNVRELEHLIGRSALKALGNSRERPKILSLSAIDLDLPHDALEISAVPAPAAPAPALEMNGDLRQATEQYQRQLISACLERHQHNWASAARELGLDRANLGRMAKRLGMK; this is translated from the coding sequence ATGACTGCAAAATCCCTGCTGACCACCCTGCTGCCGCTGGTCTCTGACCTGTCCCGCGAACTGCCCGAAGGTGAGCGCTACCGGCGCCTGCTGGAAGCCATGCGTGCCCTGCTGCCCTGCGATGCCGCCGCCCTGCTGCGCCTGGATGGCGAATGGCTGGTGCCGCTGGCCGTCGACGGCTTGAGTACCGACACCCTGGGCCGGCGCTTCAAGGTCAGCGAGCACCCGCGCTTCGAGGCGCTGCTCAGCAGCCCTGGCCCGACACGCTTTGCCGCCGACAGCGAGCTGCCGGACCCTTATGACGGCCTGGTCGATGGCCTCGACGAGCACCTGGAGGTCCACGACTGCATGGGCTGCCCGCTGTTTATCGATGAGCGGCCCTGGGGCTTGCTGACCCTGGATGCGCTGGACCCGGAACGCTTCGAACCCATCGAACTGGATGCCCTGCAGGCCTTCGCCAGCCTGGCAGCCGCCACGGTCAACGCCGCCGAGCGCATTGAGCGGCTGGCCAATCGGGTCGAAGACGAACACCAGCGGGCCGAGGTCTATCGGCAGGCCAGCGGCCAGCAGGACCGCGAAATGATCGGCCAGAGCAAGGCGCACAAGCGCCTGGTGGAGGAGATCAAACTGGTGGGCGGCAGCGACCTGACGGTGCTGATCACCGGGGAAACCGGGGTCGGCAAGGAGCTGGTGGCCCAGGCAATTCACGCCGCATCAGCGCGGGCCCACAAGCCGATCATCAGCCTCAACTGCGCCGCCCTGCCCGATACCCTGGTGGAGAGCGAGCTGTTCGGCCATGTGCGCGGGGCCTTCACCGGCGCCACCAGTGACCGCCGCGGCAAATTTGAACTGGCCAATGGCGGCACCCTGTTTCTCGACGAAGTCGGCGAGTTGTCCCTGACAGTGCAGGCCAAGTTGCTGCGCGTCCTGCAAAGCGGCCAGCTGCAGCGCCTGGGGTCGGACAAGGAGCATCAGGTCGACGTGCGCCTGATCGCCGCCACCAACCGCGACCTCGCCGAAGAAGTGCGCAGTGGCCGCTACCGCGCCGACTTCTATCATCGCCTGAGCGTGTATCCACTGCTGGTGCCGGCCCTGCGTGATCGCGGGCGCGATGTGCTGCTGCTCAGTGGCTATTTCCTCGAACAGAATCGCTCGCGCATGGGCCTCAACAGCCTGCGCCTGTCCAGCGATGCCCAGGCCGCGCTGCTGGCTTACAGCTGGCCGGGCAATGTCCGCGAACTGGAACACCTGATCGGCCGCAGTGCCTTGAAGGCGCTGGGCAATTCCCGCGAGCGGCCGAAGATCCTCAGCCTCAGTGCGATCGACCTGGACTTGCCCCACGACGCCCTTGAGATCAGCGCAGTGCCTGCGCCCGCCGCACCTGCGCCAGCATTGGAGATGAACGGCGACCTGCGCCAGGCCACCGAGCAGTACCAGCGCCAACTGATCAGCGCGTGCCTGGAGCGCCACCAGCACAACTGGGCCAGCGCCGCCCGCGAACTGGGCCTGGACCGGGCGAACCTGGGGCGAATGGCCAAGCGGCTGGGCATGAAGTGA
- a CDS encoding ABC transporter permease: MNTHRTSLSTRLLAVTAMAFMLFPLLTVIPVSFTSKRFLSMPEGNWSLRHYEALVSNPDWFHAISQSLTIAFATSIIATLLAASFSLGIWYMRSKLATALIGLVLLPMAIPPVISALVLYFMETKLGRFAPGMGYDTLTGVVIAHVIMVVPYGVVTMLVALSQIDRRIELASRNLGASLMQTTFMVILPNLKLGLASTALLGFALSWEEVAVTLFITSVNVDTLPKRIWSGLRDNVDPSVAAISVLLISLTLLVLIGRLVVQHLVDKRAQRLQHP; encoded by the coding sequence ATGAACACCCATCGTACAAGCCTGAGTACCCGCCTGCTGGCCGTGACCGCCATGGCGTTCATGCTGTTCCCGCTGCTGACGGTGATACCGGTGTCGTTCACCAGCAAGCGCTTCCTGTCGATGCCCGAGGGCAACTGGTCGCTGCGCCATTACGAGGCGCTGGTGAGCAACCCGGACTGGTTCCATGCCATCAGCCAGAGCCTGACCATTGCCTTTGCCACCAGTATCATCGCGACCCTGCTGGCGGCCAGCTTCAGCCTCGGCATCTGGTACATGCGCTCGAAACTGGCCACCGCGCTGATCGGCCTGGTGCTGTTGCCCATGGCGATCCCGCCGGTGATTTCGGCGCTGGTGCTGTACTTCATGGAAACCAAGCTCGGCCGCTTCGCCCCGGGCATGGGCTACGACACCCTGACCGGGGTGGTGATCGCCCACGTGATCATGGTGGTGCCGTACGGGGTGGTGACCATGCTCGTGGCCCTCAGCCAGATCGACCGTCGGATTGAACTGGCGTCGCGCAACCTCGGCGCCAGCCTGATGCAGACCACCTTCATGGTGATCCTGCCGAACCTCAAACTGGGCCTGGCATCCACCGCCCTGCTCGGCTTCGCCCTGTCATGGGAAGAAGTGGCGGTGACCCTGTTCATCACCAGCGTCAACGTCGACACCTTGCCCAAGCGCATCTGGAGCGGCTTGCGCGACAACGTCGACCCAAGCGTGGCCGCCATCTCGGTGCTGCTGATCAGCCTGACCCTATTGGTGCTGATTGGACGCCTGGTGGTCCAGCACCTGGTCGACAAACGAGCGCAAAGGCTTCAACACCCGTGA
- the cyoB gene encoding cytochrome o ubiquinol oxidase subunit I, with the protein MFGKLSWEAVPFHEPIVMITIAMIALGGLALFAAITYFKKWTYLWTEWLTSVDHKKIGVMYIIVAMVMLLRGFADAIMMRTQLAMATEGSPGYLPPEHYDQIFTAHGVIMIIFMAMPFFTGLMNLAVPLQIGARDVAFPFLNSLSFWLLVSGVVLINLSLGVGEFAKTGWVAYPPLSGLQYSPGVGMDYYIWALQLSGLGTTLTGVNFLATVLKMRTPGMKLMDMPIFTWTCTWANVLIVASFPILTATLALLTLDRYMDFHIFTNELGGNPMMYVNLFWAWGHPEVYILILPAFGIFSEVISTFTGKKLFGHHSMIYASGAISILGFMVWLHHFFTMGSGASVNAFFGLATMLISIPTGVKLFNWLFTIYQGRLRFTSQVLWTLGFMVTFAIGGMTGVLLAIPGADFVLHNSLFVIAHFHNVIIGGAVFGYIAGFGFYFPKAFGFKLHEGWGKAAFWFWITGFFVAFMPLYVLGFMGMTRRLNATTNPEWVPYLYVAMFGAVMIAVGIACQLIQLYVSVRDRNKPENMCEHGDPWNAHTLEWSTSSPPPFYNFAVLPKADVIDPFTEAKENGTAYQAPSRYEPIHMPNNTATGVVMGALLTVFGFAMIWHIWWLAAFGLVGTVVYFVIHAARDDQGYMVPVDVIERIEAEQHKRLVAAGKVPATATRVETSLEQA; encoded by the coding sequence ATGTTTGGTAAATTAAGTTGGGAAGCGGTCCCGTTCCACGAACCGATCGTGATGATTACCATCGCCATGATCGCGCTCGGTGGTCTGGCGCTGTTCGCTGCAATCACCTACTTCAAGAAGTGGACCTACCTGTGGACCGAGTGGTTGACCTCGGTCGACCACAAGAAAATTGGCGTGATGTACATCATCGTCGCCATGGTCATGCTGCTGCGCGGTTTTGCCGACGCCATCATGATGCGTACCCAGTTGGCCATGGCCACCGAGGGTTCGCCGGGCTACCTGCCTCCTGAACACTATGACCAGATCTTCACCGCTCACGGTGTGATCATGATCATCTTCATGGCGATGCCATTCTTCACCGGCCTGATGAACCTTGCAGTGCCGCTGCAGATCGGCGCGCGTGACGTTGCCTTCCCGTTCCTGAACTCCTTGAGCTTCTGGTTGCTGGTTTCCGGCGTGGTGCTGATCAACCTGTCCCTGGGCGTTGGCGAATTCGCCAAGACCGGTTGGGTTGCCTATCCGCCGCTGTCGGGCCTGCAATACAGTCCGGGCGTGGGGATGGATTACTACATCTGGGCGCTACAGCTATCCGGGCTAGGTACGACGCTGACGGGGGTCAACTTCCTGGCTACCGTGCTGAAAATGCGTACCCCGGGCATGAAGCTGATGGACATGCCGATCTTCACCTGGACCTGCACCTGGGCCAACGTCCTGATCGTCGCTTCGTTCCCGATCCTGACCGCTACCCTGGCACTGCTGACGCTTGACCGTTACATGGATTTCCACATTTTCACCAATGAACTTGGTGGCAATCCGATGATGTACGTCAACCTGTTCTGGGCCTGGGGTCACCCCGAGGTGTACATCCTGATTCTGCCGGCGTTCGGGATCTTCTCCGAAGTCATCTCGACCTTCACTGGCAAGAAACTGTTCGGCCACCACTCGATGATCTACGCTTCGGGCGCGATCTCGATCCTCGGCTTCATGGTCTGGCTGCACCACTTCTTCACCATGGGTTCGGGTGCCAGCGTCAACGCCTTCTTCGGCCTGGCGACGATGCTGATTTCGATCCCCACGGGTGTGAAGCTATTCAACTGGCTGTTCACCATCTACCAGGGCCGCCTGCGTTTCACCAGCCAAGTGCTGTGGACCCTGGGCTTCATGGTGACCTTCGCCATCGGCGGCATGACCGGCGTACTGCTGGCCATCCCGGGTGCTGACTTCGTCCTGCACAACAGCCTGTTCGTGATCGCGCACTTCCACAACGTGATCATCGGCGGCGCCGTGTTCGGCTACATCGCAGGTTTTGGCTTCTACTTCCCGAAAGCGTTCGGCTTCAAGCTGCACGAAGGCTGGGGCAAGGCTGCATTCTGGTTCTGGATCACCGGCTTCTTCGTCGCATTCATGCCGCTCTACGTCCTGGGCTTCATGGGCATGACCCGTCGCCTGAACGCCACCACCAACCCGGAATGGGTGCCGTACCTGTACGTCGCCATGTTCGGCGCCGTGATGATCGCTGTCGGCATCGCCTGCCAGTTGATCCAGCTGTACGTCAGCGTGCGTGATCGCAACAAGCCAGAAAACATGTGCGAACACGGTGACCCGTGGAATGCCCACACCCTGGAATGGTCGACCTCCTCGCCACCACCGTTCTACAACTTCGCCGTACTGCCAAAAGCCGATGTGATCGATCCGTTCACCGAAGCCAAGGAAAACGGTACTGCGTACCAGGCGCCAAGCCGTTACGAACCGATCCACATGCCAAACAACACCGCCACCGGTGTGGTCATGGGCGCACTGTTGACAGTGTTCGGTTTCGCGATGATCTGGCACATCTGGTGGCTGGCCGCCTTCGGTCTGGTCGGCACCGTGGTGTACTTCGTGATCCACGCTGCGCGTGATGATCAGGGCTATATGGTGCCGGTCGACGTGATCGAGCGCATCGAAGCCGAGCAGCACAAGCGTCTGGTAGCGGCCGGGAAAGTTCCAGCCACCGCCACCCGTGTTGAAACCTCGTTGGAACAGGCTTAA
- the cyoD gene encoding cytochrome o ubiquinol oxidase subunit IV, translating into MANTSHSHDDAGHGSVKSYAIGFILSVILTVIPFGLVMYPSLPKSITLWIVLAFAVIQVLVHLVYFLHLDRSQAQRNNVIAFVFAALVIVLLVGLSLWIMFSIHTFMMAK; encoded by the coding sequence ATGGCTAACACATCACATTCCCACGACGACGCCGGTCACGGCAGCGTCAAGTCCTACGCCATCGGCTTCATCCTGTCGGTCATCCTGACGGTGATTCCTTTCGGCCTGGTGATGTACCCATCGCTGCCGAAGTCGATCACCTTGTGGATCGTCCTGGCATTCGCCGTGATCCAGGTGCTGGTGCACCTGGTGTACTTCCTCCACCTGGATCGTTCGCAGGCTCAGCGTAACAACGTGATCGCGTTTGTCTTCGCCGCACTGGTAATTGTCCTGCTGGTGGGTCTGTCGCTGTGGATCATGTTCAGCATCCACACCTTCATGATGGCGAAGTGA
- a CDS encoding cytochrome o ubiquinol oxidase subunit III has protein sequence MSNLVTNAGHTHVDGHGHDDHHHDSGEMTVYGFWLYLMTDCILFASIFAVYAVLVNNVAGGPSGHDIFELPYVLGETALLLFSSITYGFAMLALFKGKKSQVLGWLAMTFMFGAGFIAMEINEFHLLISEGYGPSRSGFLSGFFTLVGTHGLHVTSGLIWMAIMMYQVQKNGLTATNKTRLSCLSLFWHFLDVVWICVFTVVYLMGTM, from the coding sequence ATGTCGAACTTAGTGACCAATGCTGGACACACCCATGTCGATGGACATGGGCATGATGACCATCACCACGACTCGGGCGAGATGACCGTATACGGCTTCTGGCTCTACCTGATGACCGACTGCATCCTGTTTGCGTCGATCTTCGCGGTATACGCGGTACTGGTAAACAACGTCGCCGGTGGCCCGTCGGGCCACGACATCTTCGAACTGCCGTATGTACTGGGCGAAACCGCTCTGCTGCTGTTCAGTTCGATCACCTACGGCTTCGCCATGCTGGCGTTGTTCAAGGGCAAGAAGAGCCAGGTCCTGGGCTGGTTGGCCATGACCTTCATGTTCGGCGCCGGCTTTATCGCCATGGAGATCAACGAGTTCCACCTGCTGATCTCCGAAGGCTACGGCCCTAGCCGTTCCGGCTTCCTGTCCGGGTTCTTCACCCTGGTCGGTACCCACGGTCTGCACGTGACCAGCGGTCTGATCTGGATGGCGATCATGATGTACCAGGTGCAGAAAAACGGCCTGACGGCGACCAACAAGACCCGTCTGAGCTGCCTGAGCCTGTTCTGGCACTTCCTGGACGTCGTGTGGATCTGCGTATTCACCGTTGTTTATCTGATGGGGACTATGTAA
- a CDS encoding IS3 family transposase (programmed frameshift) — MTKYNLALKQSLIEECLSASSVHEVALKHGLSPSLLRRWIKGFEKHGASGLIAKYSHYDAQFKLKVLQCIEQDGLSDQQACIRFDIRGPSSIRQWRKLYDEGGVEALQPHRLKESSMPRKPSRQPKASPVLPADAELTSEQMLAELAYLRAENAYPKKARCLNPSGSPYCAAKKTQSVQGLRHEYPLALLLRAAGLARSTFYYQSKTLLTDKHADLKDRIRSVYHGHKGRYGYRRITATLGNSGELINHKKVHRLMQMMGLKSLVKVKKYRSYRGAEGLVAPDLLKREFKAEAPNQKWATDVTEFKVKGQKLFLSPLMDLYNGEILAYQINRRPEFRMVSTMLEKAFGRLNQGDKPILHSDQGWQYRQPTYRHMLAEKSIEQSMSRKGNCLDNAAMESFFGTLKSEFFYLESFESVEQLASGIEDYIAYYNQDRISLRLNGLSPVQFRTQALNQ; from the exons ATGACGAAATACAACCTAGCACTCAAGCAATCACTGATTGAAGAGTGTTTGTCTGCCAGTAGCGTTCATGAGGTGGCCCTCAAGCATGGCTTGAGTCCATCGCTGCTGCGGCGCTGGATCAAGGGTTTTGAAAAACACGGTGCCTCTGGCTTGATTGCCAAGTACAGCCATTACGATGCCCAGTTTAAATTGAAGGTTTTGCAGTGCATCGAACAAGATGGACTGTCGGACCAACAGGCCTGTATACGGTTTGATATCCGTGGTCCAAGTAGTATCAGGCAGTGGCGAAAGCTGTACGATGAAGGCGGTGTAGAAGCACTACAACCGCATCGTCTTAAAGAGTCCAGCATGCCCCGCAAACCTTCTAGGCAACCCAAAGCAAGTCCTGTTCTTCCTGCGGACGCAGAGCTGACCTCTGAACAAATGCTCGCAGAACTGGCCTATCTGCGCGCGGAGAATGCCTATC CTAAAAAAGCTCGATGCCTTAATCCAAGCGGATCCCCGTACTGCGCAGCCAAAAAAACGCAGTCCGTCCAAGGATTGAGGCATGAGTATCCACTTGCTCTGTTGCTACGTGCTGCGGGACTTGCACGCAGTACCTTCTATTATCAAAGCAAAACACTGCTAACCGACAAGCATGCCGACCTTAAAGATCGCATCCGCAGCGTCTATCACGGGCATAAGGGGCGTTACGGCTACCGCCGTATCACCGCAACCCTTGGAAACAGTGGTGAGTTGATCAATCACAAGAAGGTGCATCGGCTGATGCAGATGATGGGCCTCAAGTCGTTGGTCAAAGTGAAGAAATATCGCTCTTACCGAGGTGCTGAAGGGCTTGTTGCGCCTGATCTACTAAAGCGCGAATTTAAGGCAGAAGCCCCTAACCAGAAATGGGCAACCGACGTGACGGAGTTCAAGGTGAAGGGGCAGAAACTGTTTCTTTCGCCTCTCATGGATTTGTACAACGGCGAGATCCTGGCTTACCAGATCAACCGACGTCCCGAGTTCAGGATGGTTTCGACGATGCTGGAAAAGGCCTTCGGGCGACTGAATCAAGGGGACAAACCGATACTGCACTCTGACCAGGGTTGGCAGTACAGGCAGCCTACCTACCGACACATGCTGGCCGAAAAGAGCATCGAGCAGAGCATGTCGCGCAAGGGTAATTGCTTGGACAATGCCGCCATGGAAAGCTTTTTCGGCACGCTCAAGAGCGAGTTTTTCTATCTGGAATCATTTGAGAGTGTGGAGCAGCTGGCATCAGGCATAGAGGATTACATCGCCTACTACAACCAAGACCGCATAAGCCTCAGACTGAATGGCTTGAGCCCGGTACAATTTCGGACCCAGGCATTAAATCAATAG
- the cyoA gene encoding ubiquinol oxidase subunit II: MSKNRYPRLLGLLPLLGTLLLGGCNMTLLDPKGQVGLDERNLIITATLLMLLVVVPVIVMTFLFAWKYRASNTSATYTPKWNHSTKIEIAVWAVPVLIIIALGYVTYKSTHALDPYRPLESDVKPVTIEVVALDWKWLFIYPEQGIATVNKIVFPAHTPINFKVTSDAVMNSFFIPGLGGQIYAMAGMQTKLHLIANQNAEMDGISANYSGAGFTGMKFKAIATTQEEFDAWVSEVKKAPKQLEQAEYAALSKQSQNNPVELYSSVTPNLFQIIVDKYEGMKPGPKVKHEKKEKEVAATDMESHSAAGAEE, encoded by the coding sequence ATGAGTAAAAACAGGTACCCCAGACTACTAGGCTTATTGCCGCTGCTCGGCACGCTGTTGCTGGGAGGCTGCAACATGACCTTGCTCGATCCCAAGGGCCAGGTCGGCCTGGACGAGCGAAACCTGATCATCACCGCAACGCTGCTGATGCTCCTGGTCGTGGTTCCGGTCATCGTCATGACCTTCCTGTTCGCCTGGAAGTACCGTGCGTCCAACACCAGCGCCACCTACACGCCTAAGTGGAACCACTCCACCAAGATCGAAATCGCAGTGTGGGCTGTCCCGGTTCTGATCATCATTGCCCTGGGTTACGTCACCTACAAATCGACCCACGCCCTGGACCCGTACCGTCCGCTGGAGTCCGACGTTAAGCCTGTGACCATCGAAGTGGTCGCGCTGGACTGGAAGTGGCTGTTCATCTACCCGGAACAAGGCATCGCCACGGTCAACAAGATCGTGTTCCCGGCGCACACGCCAATCAACTTCAAGGTGACCTCGGACGCCGTGATGAACTCGTTCTTCATCCCGGGCCTGGGCGGCCAGATCTACGCGATGGCGGGCATGCAGACCAAGCTGCACCTGATCGCCAACCAGAACGCTGAAATGGACGGTATCTCCGCCAACTACAGCGGCGCTGGTTTCACCGGTATGAAATTCAAGGCAATCGCCACCACCCAGGAAGAGTTCGACGCCTGGGTAAGCGAAGTCAAAAAGGCACCTAAACAGCTTGAACAAGCTGAATACGCAGCCCTTTCCAAGCAGAGCCAGAACAACCCAGTCGAGCTCTACTCCTCGGTTACGCCGAACCTGTTCCAGATCATCGTCGACAAGTACGAAGGGATGAAACCGGGTCCGAAGGTCAAGCACGAGAAGAAAGAGAAAGAAGTGGCCGCTACGGACATGGAATCGCATTCAGCTGCCGGGGCAGAGGAGTAA
- the hmpA gene encoding NO-inducible flavohemoprotein: protein MLSAQDRAIVKSTVPLLESGGEALITHFYRMMLSEYPQVRPLFNQAHQASGDQPRALANGVLMYARHIDQLDQLGDLVAKIINKHVALQILPEHYPIVGSCLLRAISEVLGDEIATPEVMNAWGAAYGQLAEILIGAEAAIYDQKAEAVGGWRGAREFILAQRVEESAEITSFYFEPADKGPILAAEPGQYIGMKLLLDGEEIRRNYSLSSLGTDGQYRISVKREAGGRASNYLHDQFQVGARIELFPPAGDFTLTASDKPLVLISGGVGITPTLAMLEAALATERPVHFIHCARNGGVHAFRDWIDALAARHPQLKRFYCYAEDDGVSPAADQVGLLSQEQLGNWLPEQRDLDAYFLGPKGFMAAIKRHLKALGVPESQSRYEFFGPAAALE, encoded by the coding sequence ATGCTTAGCGCTCAAGACCGTGCCATCGTCAAATCCACTGTGCCACTGCTGGAAAGCGGTGGTGAAGCCCTGATCACCCACTTTTACCGCATGATGCTCAGCGAATACCCGCAAGTGCGCCCGCTGTTCAACCAGGCGCACCAGGCCAGCGGCGACCAGCCCCGGGCCCTGGCCAATGGCGTGCTGATGTACGCCCGGCACATCGACCAGCTCGACCAGTTGGGCGATCTGGTGGCGAAGATCATCAACAAGCATGTGGCCCTGCAGATTCTTCCTGAGCACTATCCGATTGTTGGCAGCTGCCTGTTGCGCGCCATCAGTGAAGTGCTCGGTGACGAGATCGCCACGCCCGAAGTGATGAATGCCTGGGGCGCGGCCTATGGCCAACTGGCTGAGATCCTGATCGGTGCCGAAGCCGCGATCTACGACCAGAAAGCCGAAGCTGTCGGCGGTTGGCGCGGGGCGCGCGAGTTCATCCTGGCCCAGCGGGTCGAGGAGAGCGCGGAAATCACCTCGTTCTACTTTGAACCCGCGGACAAGGGCCCGATCCTTGCCGCAGAGCCAGGCCAGTACATCGGCATGAAGCTGCTGCTGGACGGTGAAGAGATTCGTCGCAACTACTCGCTGTCGTCCCTGGGTACCGACGGCCAGTACCGCATCAGCGTCAAGCGCGAAGCCGGCGGCCGCGCTTCGAATTACCTGCATGACCAGTTCCAGGTCGGCGCCCGCATCGAGCTGTTCCCGCCTGCTGGCGACTTTACCCTGACGGCCAGCGACAAGCCGCTAGTGCTGATCAGCGGCGGGGTGGGCATCACCCCGACCCTGGCCATGCTCGAAGCGGCCCTGGCAACCGAGCGGCCGGTGCACTTTATCCATTGCGCGCGCAACGGCGGGGTGCATGCCTTCCGTGACTGGATCGACGCCCTGGCCGCGCGTCATCCGCAACTCAAGCGCTTCTACTGCTACGCCGAAGATGACGGGGTCAGCCCGGCGGCTGACCAGGTCGGGTTGCTGAGCCAGGAGCAGTTGGGCAACTGGTTGCCCGAGCAACGGGACCTGGATGCCTACTTCCTGGGGCCCAAGGGTTTCATGGCGGCGATCAAGCGTCACCTCAAGGCGTTGGGTGTGCCAGAGAGCCAGAGCCGTTACGAGTTCTTTGGGCCGGCTGCGGCGCTGGAGTAA
- a CDS encoding disulfide bond formation protein B: protein MNEDSMRLGRERRFLVLLGIICLALIGGALYMQIVLGEAPCPLCILQRYALLLIALSAFAGAAMRTRRSITVFETLVVIFALAGAGTAAHHVYTQFYPSVSCGIDVLQPIVDGLPLAKIFPLGFQVDGFCSTPYPPILGLSLAQWALVAFVLTVVLVPLLVSRNRKQLN from the coding sequence ATGAACGAGGATTCGATGCGCCTGGGCCGTGAGCGGCGCTTTCTGGTGTTGTTGGGCATCATCTGCCTGGCGCTGATCGGGGGCGCGCTGTACATGCAGATCGTGCTGGGCGAAGCCCCGTGCCCACTGTGCATCCTGCAGCGTTATGCATTGCTGCTGATCGCTCTCAGTGCGTTCGCCGGCGCGGCCATGCGCACCCGACGCAGCATCACGGTGTTCGAGACCCTGGTGGTGATCTTTGCCCTGGCAGGGGCGGGCACCGCGGCCCATCACGTCTACACCCAGTTCTATCCATCGGTGAGCTGCGGTATTGATGTGCTGCAGCCGATTGTCGATGGTTTGCCACTGGCGAAGATCTTCCCGCTGGGCTTCCAGGTCGACGGTTTCTGCTCCACGCCTTATCCGCCGATCCTTGGCCTGTCGCTGGCGCAATGGGCCCTGGTGGCCTTCGTCCTGACCGTGGTCCTGGTGCCGCTGCTGGTTTCGCGCAACCGCAAACAGCTGAACTGA
- the cyoE gene encoding heme o synthase → MSFKHFIQITKPGIIFGNVLSVAGGFFLASKGHVDLAIFLAAMIGTSLVVASGCVFNNCIDRDIDLKMERTKNRVLVQGLISLKLALVYATVLGVAGVALLYKVANPLAALFAVIGFVIYVGFYSLYLKRKSVHGTLVGSLSGAMPPVIGYVAVSNSFDMAALTLLVMFSLWQMPHSYAIAIFRFNDYLAASIPVLPVKRGIQVAKRHILLYILAFLVATLMLTFSGYAGMSYLAVAAAMGMYWLYMAWTGYKAVDDTVWARKLFVFSIFTITALSVMMSLDFKVPSELLLTYAP, encoded by the coding sequence ATGTCCTTTAAGCACTTTATCCAAATCACCAAACCGGGGATCATTTTCGGTAACGTGCTTTCTGTGGCAGGCGGATTTTTCCTGGCCTCGAAGGGGCATGTCGATCTGGCCATTTTCCTGGCCGCGATGATCGGCACGTCCCTGGTGGTGGCCTCGGGTTGCGTGTTCAACAACTGCATCGACCGTGACATCGACCTGAAGATGGAGCGCACCAAGAACCGGGTGCTGGTGCAGGGCCTGATCTCCCTGAAACTGGCACTGGTCTACGCGACTGTCCTGGGTGTTGCTGGCGTGGCCCTGCTGTACAAGGTGGCCAACCCGTTGGCGGCGCTGTTCGCGGTGATCGGGTTTGTCATCTATGTCGGCTTCTACAGCCTGTATCTCAAGCGCAAGTCGGTACACGGCACGCTGGTGGGCAGTCTGTCGGGGGCGATGCCGCCGGTGATCGGTTATGTGGCCGTGAGCAACAGCTTCGACATGGCTGCGCTGACCCTGCTGGTGATGTTCAGCCTGTGGCAGATGCCGCATTCCTATGCGATCGCGATCTTCCGTTTCAACGACTACCTGGCGGCATCGATTCCGGTGTTGCCGGTCAAGCGTGGGATCCAGGTGGCGAAGCGGCATATCCTGCTCTACATCCTGGCGTTCCTGGTGGCGACCTTGATGCTGACCTTCAGTGGTTATGCGGGGATGAGTTATCTCGCGGTTGCGGCGGCCATGGGCATGTACTGGTTGTATATGGCCTGGACCGGCTACAAGGCGGTGGATGACACGGTGTGGGCACGCAAGCTGTTTGTGTTCTCGATCTTCACCATCACTGCGTTGAGCGTGATGATGTCGTTGGATTTCAAGGTGCCGAGTGAGTTGTTGCTGACTTACGCGCCTTGA